From a single Sorghum bicolor cultivar BTx623 chromosome 5, Sorghum_bicolor_NCBIv3, whole genome shotgun sequence genomic region:
- the LOC8064827 gene encoding uncharacterized protein LOC8064827: MAARRSRGWARGAAAFAAVALAVGAGRRYGWDGASAVAAFREARGALGPWAAPAYVAAHALTLALCPPYAIFFEGGAALIFGFLPGVACVFSAKVLGASLSFWIGRAIFRYFTSAMEWLQRNKYFHVVVKGVERDGWKFVLLARFSPLPSYIINYALSATDVGFFRDFLLPTVIGCLPMILQNVSIVSLAGAAVASTTGSNKSHVYSYLFPAIGIVSSVLISWRIKQYSSALAIPEEMKSSPTNGNSNGDAKLASAASKNTSSGKTRKRR, from the exons ATGGCGGCGCGGCGGAGCAGGGGCTGggcgcgcggcgcggcggcgttCGCGGCCGTGGCGCTGGCGGTGGGCGCTGGGCGGAGGTACGGGTGGGACGGCGCCTCCGCGGTGGCGGCGTTCCGCGAGGCCCGGGGCGCACTGGGGCCCTGGGCGGCGCCGGCCTACGTTGCCGCGCACGCGCTCACGCTCGCGCTCTGCCCGCCCTACGCCATCTTCTTCGAGGGCGGCGCCGCGCTCATCTTCGGATTCCTGCCAGGCGTCGCGTGCGTCTTCTCCGCCAAGGTCCTCGGGGCCTCGCTCTCCTTCTGGATCGGCAG GGCAATTTTCAGATACTTCACTTCAGCAATGGAATGGCTACAGAGGAACAAGTACTTCCATGTTGTTGTTAAAGGGGTTGAGCGGGATGGCTGGAAATTTGTATTACTTGCTAGGTTCTCTCCTTTGCCTTCCTACATCATCAACTACGCTCTATCCGCCACGGATGTTGGATTTTTCAGAGATTTTCTCCTCCCCACAGTTATCGGCTGCTTACCAATGATACTACAGAATGTGTCCATTGTAAGCCTTGCCGGTGCAGCAGTGGCCTCGACCACAGGATCAAATAAGTCCCATGTATACTCATACCTGTTTCCAGCGATAGGCATTGTGTCCAGTGTTCTCATCTCATGGAGGATTAAGCAGTATTCCTCTGCCCTTGCTATTCCTGAAGAGATGAAAAGTTCACCTACTAATGGAAATTCCAATGGCGATGCTAAGCTGGCTTCGGCAGCATCCAAAAATACTAGCTCTGGGAAAACTAGGAAGAGAAGGTga
- the LOC8056983 gene encoding germin-like protein 11-1: MKIFTHLCSYILLLVVFNVPKGLSDNPPLQDVCPMAPQGERKLFMNGFLCKHPSTILASDFKTLLLNHAGDLDNIVRSSVNVVTATEFPGLNTLGLSMARTDIAPNGVVLPHSHPRASEMMFVHGGSVVVGFLDTKGRLFQKSLGEGEVFVFPRGLVHYIMNYGFSHATTFSVLNSQNPGVVGIVHAMFATDSDVVEGLMARMFKFGEMGVSDNITADFPWAL; encoded by the coding sequence atgaaGATCTTCACTCACTTGTGTTCCTACATTCTTCTTCTAGTAGTCTTCAATGTTCCAAAAGGCCTATCAGATAATCCTCCTCTGCAGGATGTATGCCCCATGGCTCCCCAGGGTGAGCGGAAGCTGTTCATGAATGGTTTCCTCTGCAAGCATCCCAGCACCATCCTGGCCTCTGACTTCAAGACACTGCTGCTGAACCATGCCGGAGACCTGGACAACATAGTCCGGTCATCGGTGAACGTGGTCACTGCTACCGAGTTCCCAGGCCTGAACACCCTGGGCCTGTCGATGGCGCGCACCGACATCGCCCCCAATGGGGTAGTGCTCCCCCATTCTCACCCGAGGGCGTCGGAGATGATGTTCGTCCATGGTGGCAGTGTGGTGGTCGGCTTCTTGGATACCAAGGGCAGGCTGTTCCAGAAGAGCCTTGGCGAGGGGGAGGTGTTCGTCTTCCCCCGTGGCTTGGTTCACTACATCATGAACTATGGTTTTAGCCATGCGACAACGTTTTCGGTGCTGAACAGTCAGAACCCTGGCGTGGTTGGCATTGTCCATGCAATGTTTGCAACAGATTCAGATGTAGTTGAGGGGCTAATGGCCAGAATGTTTAAGTTTGGAGAGATGGGAGTGAGTGATAACATTACTGCTGATTTCCCATGGGCGCTCTGA